The Parambassis ranga chromosome 19, fParRan2.1, whole genome shotgun sequence genome contains a region encoding:
- the gtse1 gene encoding G2 and S phase-expressed protein 1 — MDSRANNDLFFIHEEKFDFDVSMSPASSTGDEDEVFLGPTSHKERCVSIRVASQLQDGSCSGARVSWGVLTEDQQEAVCQEALRVAEELKSGRPHGEGADAAGVTSDTTEREEFVQDPDAKLGMLGKTVGTLSPIKRQTFCVQDSPMKQLPPTIQRQLLRGSSSSTASSTRSTATTAPSTRLATAAASSTRSTATTASSTRPAAKTRLSTSSPVARIKAQPRTALRGKATLGVAVVLPNKPTAPTTSISANKSKVDKTRLQPPSKSVVGCRRSPSSRSSSRAESYEDLGSDSASVASDISDSSFNSSLVGKRMLAPPNKSTGMRNPLGVKAPTLQSRRVTDRRNTSSSSSSVSSFNSSMSVSPAKGKLNSSLNRSLSGSSIPAPSSASRPASHGKLRRSTVYTAAEPAPSASSRRSLSSQARKLSEAEHAKAARATPLKRADAAPVLQTPTKTVLERSISVPSAASGRLQSGLKGKPKVEVSVLPTPSKGSKAVRHAEDVSKILKPKRLMSAGSTDSLPSKLSAGPLTPSAGSCKSLQLKARRPSALPTPVKHRLSAIPAPTPTSQTLRTVKTSSISDHSYTPTSAKKQLSCSPASKDAQEEEEEPSEAPQIEPFCLEVEDEEKPVTAPVLNTQQPTESENMDPEALGQSEVTPKEDLMELETTEETSVKMQEVLLLDLPPPILQPQEKLLIDLTNTPDLIRTCTNTCTATQQLIDLSSPLIKWSPEDKRENAPLINLSF; from the exons ATGGACAGTCGAGCTAACAACG attTGTTCTTTATCCACGAGGAGAAGTTTGACTTCGACGTTTCGATGTCACCTGCCAG CTCCACTGGTGATGAGGATGAGGTGTTTCTGGGTCCCACCAGCCATAAGGAGAGGTGTGTCTCCATCCGTGTGGCGTCTCAGCTTCAGGACGGCAGCTGCAGTGGTGCGCGGGTGAGCTGGGGCGTGCTGACTGAAGATCAGCAGGAGGCCGTGTGCCAAGAAGCTCTCAGGGTGGCTGAAGAGCTGAAGAGTGGCAGGCCGCACGGCGAGGGCGCTGACGCTGCCGGCGTGACCTCTGACACGACTGAGAGGGAGGAGTTTGTCCAGGATCCAGATGCCAAACTGGGCATGCTGGGTAAGACTGTCGGCACGCTCAGCCCCATCAAACGGCAGACCTTCTGTGTACAGGACAGTCCCATGAAGCAGCTGCCGCCCACCATCCAGCGCCAACTGCTGAGAGGGAGCAGCTCCAGCACAGCTTCATCCACCCGCTCCACCGCCACTACAGCGCCATCCACCCGCCTTGctactgctgcagcttcatccaCCCGTTCCACTGCCACTACAGCTTCATCCACTCGCCCTGCAGCCAAAACCAGACTCAGCACTTCAAGTCCTGTGGCGAGGATTAAAGCTCAGCCCAGGACGGCGCTGCGGGGGAAGGCCACACTGGGCGTCGCTGTCGTGTTACCAAACAAGCCCACCGCCCCGACAACTTCCATTTCAGCCAACAAGAGCAAAGTGGATAAAACTCGCCTGCAACCGCCGAGCAAA tcagtggtAGGCTGCCGACGGAGTCCCTCCTCACGTTCCTCCAGCAGGGCAGAGTCGTACGAAGATCTGGGATCAGATTCAGCGAGTGTGGCTTCTGACATTAGCGACTCCTCCTTCAACTCTAGCCTAGTGGGAAAACGCATGCTAGCTCCACCCAACAAG AGCACTGGGATGAGGAACCCATTAGGTGTGAAAGCTCCGACCCTTCAGAGCAGGAGGGTGACGGACAGGAGGAACACATCCTCATCTTCGTCCTCTGTGTCCAGCTTTAACTCCAGTATGTCTGTGTCCCCCGCTAAAG GTAAGCTGAACTCTTCTCTGAATCGGAGTCTGAGCGGCTCCAGCATCCCTGCCCCCAGCAGTGCCAGCAGACCGGCCAGTCACGGCAAACTGCGCCGCTCCACTGTCTACACTGCTGCAGAGCCGGCGCCCTCTGCCAGCAGCCGCCGCTCTCTGTCCAGCCAAGCCAGGAAGCTTTCTGAGGCAGAGCATGCCAAGGCCGCCAGGGCGACACCCCTGAAGAGAGCCGACGCCGCGCCCGTCCTGCAAACACCCACCAAGACTGTTTTGGAGAGGTCCATCTCTGTCCCCTCTGCTGCCTCAGGCCGCCTGCAGAGCGGACTGAAGGGCAAACCCAAAGTCGAGGTCTCGGTCCTACCGACACCCAGCAAAGGAAGCAAAGCAGTCCGCCATGCAGAAG ATGTCTCAAAGATACTGAAGCCAAAGAGGCTGATGTCAGCAGGCAGCACAGACAG TCTTCCTTCCAAGCTGTCTgctggtcctctgacaccctctgctggcagctgcAAGTCATTACAGCTGAAGGCGAGGCGCCCCTCAGCGCTCCCAACACCAGTGAAACACAGGTTGTCTGCGATCCCTGCCCCCACACCCACCAGCCAAACCCTCAGGACAGTCAAGACTTCATCCATCTCTGACCACAGCTACACTCCCACTTCAGCCAAGaagcagctcagctgcag CCCCGCCTCCAAAGatgcacaggaggaggaggaggaaccttCTGAGGCCCCCCAGATTGAGCCCTTCTgcctggaggtggaggacgAGGAGAAGCCAGTCACTGCCCCGGTTCTAAACACTCAGCAGCCCACCGAGTCAGAGAACATGGATCCTGAAGCACTGGGTCAAAGTGAGGTGACTCCAAAGGAGGACCTGATGGAACTGGAGACCACAGAGGAGACCAGTGTCAAGatgcaggag GTTCTTTTGCTGGATCTTCCACCTCCGATTCTGCAGCCTCAAGAGAAGCTGCTCATCGACCTGACCAACACCCCCGACCTGATCCGGACCTGTACAAATACCTGCACCGCCACTCAG CAGCTGATCGACTTGAGCTCTCCACTCATCAAGTGGAGTCCGGAGGATAAGAGGGAGAACGCTCCCCTCATCAACCTGTCCTTCTGA
- the LOC114452352 gene encoding uncharacterized protein LOC114452352: MVDRAVALEALSVTCNATITSEIQAAAAGLAQLFGLLSLGAAIKAIPHLTINNFISTVLDGEQSCSVSQYNSTRIQDVLQGTDSAADPSKRMFSCAPPSRKFVIDEDEFFDPCYDYDFRHKTDVVTYYRGGEEYTRPTGWYRFAIKVLDKYEDNTWLGNQHRTTESVPGEWPVSYHGTSDTGARGIIKTNYKAGPGQVYGRGVYSTPDLSEAEGYAKQFVSKVDKKTYEVVLQNRINPAHREKHNDDMYWLVPIEGGTTPEDEQQKVQQAIRPYGLLIREVPQED, translated from the exons ATGGTCGATCGAGCAGTGGCACTTGAAGCTTTGAGCGTGACCTGTAATGCCACCATAACTTCTGAGATTCAAGCAGCGGCTGCAGGCCTAGCCCAGCTGTTCGGGCTGCTCAGTCTTGGTGCTGCGATCAAAGCGATCCCACATCTGACCATCAACAActtcatctccactgtcttggATGGAGAACAATCCTG CTCGGTGTCACAGTACAACTCAACCAGGATCCAAGATGTCCTCCAAGGTACAGATTCGGCAGCAGACCCCTCAAAGAGGATGTTCAGTTGTGCACCACCATCAAGGAAATTTGTCATTGATGAGGACGAATTCTTTGACCCCTGCTATGACTACGACTTCAGACATAAGACAGACGTAGTGACCTATtacagaggtggagaggagTACACCCGCCCAACTGGTTGGTACCGCTTTGCCATCAAG GTCTTGGACAAGTATGAGGACAACACATGGCTGGGAAACCAGCACCGTACCACTGAGTCAGTGCCAGGAGAGTGGCCTGTGTCCTACCATGGGACTTCAGACACAGGTGCTAGAGGAATCATCAAAACCAACTACAAG GCAGGCCCAGGTCAAGTGTACGGCAGAGGTGTTTATTCCACCCCCGACCTCTCTGAGGCTGAAGGATACGCTAAACAGTTTGTCTCAAAGGTGGATAAAAAGACCTACGAAGTGGTGCTGCAGAATCGCATCAACCCGGcgcacagagagaaacacaatgaCGACATGTACTGGCTGGTGCCCATTGAGGGCGGAACGACACCTGAAGACGAGCAGCAGAAGGTGCAGCAGGCCATCCGTCCCTACGGCCTTCTGATAAGAGAGGTCCCACAGGAAGACTAG